The following coding sequences lie in one Spea bombifrons isolate aSpeBom1 chromosome 5, aSpeBom1.2.pri, whole genome shotgun sequence genomic window:
- the LOC128496851 gene encoding cathelicidin antimicrobial peptide-like — MASCAPLSLLYAAACLLYSAAVPHDFWAPRDPESVQRAVEIYNAEQITGFLYKPLPVKPRQPPADTVPGGVLTFLIKETVCSKSTQQHIGECPFKEDGEVKNCTVSFHGSEDITVTCSTLADTNNVSDNYLTEENVRTKSSKKLARRMKRRSLKLSKTKRTLNGTSSDGSQSSFSCLQCIFDILY, encoded by the exons ATGGCGAGCTGCGCCCCGTTATCCCTGCTCTACGCCGCGGCGTGTCTGCTGTATTCTGCCGCCGTACCCCACGATTTCTGGGCTCCCCGAGATCCGGAATCCGTACAGAGAGCCGTAGAGATCTACAATGCGGAACAGATCACCGGATTCCTCTATAAACCTCTCCCAGTCAAACCTCGCCAGCCGCCG GCCGACACGGTACCCGGCGGCGTCCTGACGTTTCTGATCAAAGAAACCGTCTGTTCAAAGTCAACTCAACAACACATCGgcgagtgtccctttaaggaggACGGG gagGTAAAAAACTGCACGGTTTCTTTCCATGGATCTGAAGACATAACAGTGACCTGCAGCACGTTGGCGGATACG AATAACGTTTCTGACAATTATCTGACGGAAGAAAATGTGAGGACGAAAAGTAGCAAAAAACTTGCGAGGCGCATGAAGCGGCGCAGCCTTAAACTGTCAAAAACCAAGAGAACGCTTAACGGAACTTCGTCCGACGGCTCCCAGTCTTCGTTCTCCTGCCTACAATGTATTTTTGATATCCTGTactaa
- the LOC128498065 gene encoding neutrophilic granule protein-like has protein sequence MEYTLGLLLLVCLPPAGNPASLGADGGEDLTEIINDLIESYNKEFTKTSLFTLLRAEEKSAAGDATKPPETIILIQETVCSASTYTALKDCPFKHGGEVRKCRISMDRNKTFTMRCEDPPGLDDEARNQVSTVEDVAQTDMMYKMLDVDGMKVPKIECLECIFTRLPG, from the exons ATGGAATATACCCTCGGACTGCTCCTCCTGGTCTGCCTGCCCCCGGCCGGGAACCCCGCGTCTCTTGGCGCAGACGGCGGAGAGGATCTGACAGAAATTATCAACGACCTGATCGAGTCCTACAACAAAGAGTTCACCAAAACATCTTTATTTACTCTTCTGAGGGCGGAAGAGAAGAGCGCTGCG GGCGACGCGACTAAACCTCCAgaaactattattttaatacaagaAACAGTTTGTTCTGCATCGACGTACACGGCGCTgaaggactgtccctttaaacatggCGGA GAAGTAAGGAAATGCCGAATCTCTATGGATCGCAACAAAACCTTCACAATGCGGTGCGAGGATCCACCTGGGCTCGACGACGAGGCAAGAAATCAG gtcTCTACTGTCGAAGACGTGGCGCAGACCGACATGATGTACAAGATGCTCGACGTGGACGGCATGAAAGTTCCAAAGATCGAATGCTTGGAGTGTATATTCACGCGTCTCCCGGGATAA